One window from the genome of Drosophila subpulchrella strain 33 F10 #4 breed RU33 unplaced genomic scaffold, RU_Dsub_v1.1 Primary Assembly Seq27, whole genome shotgun sequence encodes:
- the LOC119559647 gene encoding translation initiation factor IF-2-like translates to MSSRDPARGKDGRQPGLPEPRGGSPGRIPTGAAEVEWASEEPPQDQQAPSSHAESVAAATLEFRRKCEARRRSEEQPLKEMEESPEWQAQPRTAEEEEQQLWENPGYPPTPRYAPEPCIPPPEVAEALASSPPRWLPEIPPTPWYEGSPQWILRARECSRSSRIKFKNKRIEREFKTGIGRETRLKQGPEERGIHGSSGIQKFTLG, encoded by the exons ATGAGCTCACGT GATCCAgcccggggcaaggatggtcgACAGCCCGGCCTACCCGAACCTCGCGGCGGATCTCCGGGCCGCATCCCGACTGGCGCGGCGGAGGTTGAATGGGCCAGCGAGGAGCCGCCCCAGGACCAGCAGGCTCCCAGTAGCCATGCCGAGTCTGTGGCAGCGGCTACGTTGGAATTTCGACGGAAGTGCGAGGCGCGACGGCGGAGCGAGGAGCAGCCGTTGAAGGAGATGGAGGAATCGCCGGAGTGGCAGGCCCAACCGCGGAcggccgaggaggaggagcagcagctgtgGGAAAACCCAGGGTACCCACCCACGCCGAGGTATGCGCCCGAGCCCTGCATCCCGCCGCCAGAAGTGGCAGAAGCCCTGGCGTCCTCACCTCCGCGGTGGCTGCCCGAAATCCCACCCACACCGTGGTACGAGGGATCACCGCAGTGGATCTTGCGGGCACGAGAGTGTTCGAGGAGCAGCCgaataaagtttaaaaataaaagaatcgAAAGAGAGTTTAAAACCGGCATCGGACGGGAAACGCGGCTGAAACAGGGGCCAGAAGAAAGGGGCATACATGGCAGCTCCGGCATCCAGAAATTCACATTGGGTTAA